A window from Mya arenaria isolate MELC-2E11 chromosome 9, ASM2691426v1 encodes these proteins:
- the LOC128203087 gene encoding octopamine receptor-like, translated as MLSHLNSQNDKLRKTVKHVWRSCTTFQVYKQKSQVRVRLKTMSYSGNTTTRTIAALPPAEDIPSANRVIKGIVLSVLISVSLIGNLSLWIVVLRSRVLRTLTSMFILGLSTADLLVATVNMPLTVYTIVMGEWNLGYNACVLAGFINMLTLVTSVMSLCNISLNRYVMVCHPSKFKNIYTVRNAVLMIIGVFTLSTFLSTFPLIGWSEYVYTPTHSFCFADWVNHMSYAFFMIGCCFGIPFSVMTVCNVCIIRTVRNSRLRVKTNFRNLSSSKDSYFRRTRNTTIRNDVSSMYEDRKAAGFMSSSFNLSGIQNMNSKGRMYESIEKDISIIEIEDAMDESETAKNNHAMEKMDNNINDTNRKMTKESNTTKKVSTVSDKTLAASMFRTNLPGHKNNIALEKSNISDVYSHDNRNTVPFATNNLFLHPYRKSIAEQSRRNPRPLSEPNSKVFIKTGFSSPVAISLRAVSMRQRQPLRRREELRLALSLTVVVVVFVICWLPYCVSMLLSIFASGDIPREFHTFTLLIGYANSGCNPIIYGVMNERFKVGFKRLFCFWRQSSDFSIRSA; from the exons ATGTTAAGTCATTTGAATTCTCAGAACGATAAATTACGTAAAACAGTAAAGCACGTCTGGCGCAGTTGTACAACATTTCAAGTCtacaaacaaaaatcacaagTTCGAGTGAGATTGAAAACTATGAGTTATTCAGGAAATACCACCACCCGGACGATAGCAGCTTTGCCGCCGGCAGAAGACATTCCTTCGGCAAATAGAGTAATAAAAGGAATTGTTCTAAGTGTATTAATCAGTGTGAGCTTGATTGGGAACCTGTCCCTCTGGATTGTGGTCCTCCGATCCCGGGTGCTAAGGACATTGACTAGCATGTTTATTCTTGGTCTGTCCACTGCAG attTACTGGTTGCGACAGTAAACATGCCCTTGACTGTGTATACCATAGTGATGGGAGAATGGAACCTGGGATACAACGCATGCGTACTGGCAGGGTTTATCAACATGCTGACCTTAGTAACAAGCGTCATGTCGTTATgcaacatttctttaaatagatACGTCATGGTCTGCCACCCATCGAAGTTCAAGAACATTTATACAGTTCGAAACGCTGTGCTCATGATAATAG GTGTATTCACACTGTCTACATTTTTGTCAACATTTCCACTGATTGGCTGGTCAGAGTATGTGTACACGCCCACTCACTCGTTCTGCTTCGCTGATTGGGTAAACCACATGTCATACGCCTTCTTTATGATTGGTTGCTGCTTTGGAATACCGTTTAGTGTAATGACCGTTTGTAATGTATGCATAATTCGTACAGTTCGAAATAGTCGACTAAGAGTGAAGACCAATTTTCGAAATTTAAGCTCGTCGAAGGATTCATATTTTCGAAGAACTCGAAATACCACAATCAGAAACGATGTCAGTAGTATGTACGAAGACAGGAAAGCAGCTGGTTTCATGAGTTCATCATTCAATCTTTCTGGTATCCAAAATATGAACTCAAAAGGTAGAATGTACGAAAGCATCGAAAAAGACATATcaatcattgaaattgaagatgcAATGGACGAAAGCGAAACTGCCAAAAATAACCATGCAATGGAAAAAATGGACAACAATATTAACGACACAAACCGAAAGATGACTAAGGAATCAAATACAACAAAGAAAGTTAGTACAGTATCAGACAAAACTCTAGCGGCGTCAATGTTTCGAACAAACCTACCAGGGCACAAGAACAATATAGCACTTGaaaaaagtaacatttctgACGTTTACAGTCATGACAATCGAAATACAGTTCCGTTTGCGaccaataatttatttttacatccTTACAGGAAATCAATAGCTGAACAGTCGCGCCGAAATCCTCGTCCCTTGTCTGAACCCAACTCAAAGGTGTTTATCAAAACAGGATTCTCCAGTCCTGTAGCTATTAGTCTAAGAGCCGTGTCGATGCGCCAAAGACAGCCGTTACGTAGAAGGGAGGAACTACGGCTAGCGTTATCATTAactgttgttgtagttgtttttGTCATATGTTGGTTGCCTTACTGTGTGTCTATGCTATTGTCTATATTCGCAAGCGGGGACATTCCAAGAGAGTTTCACACGTTCACGCTGTTGATAGGTTATGCAAATAGCGGATGCAATCCCATTATTTACGGCGTAATGAACGAACGTTTCAAGGTTGGCTTTAAACGTCTGTTTTGTTTCTGGCGTCAATCTTCCGACTTTTCAATACGTAGCGCATAA